The genomic region ctcgcgcgcctaacaccaagtatagttcacacccataaccgagtataacctgtgactgccttcggtaccacatggGTACGTCAGGACAAGCAGCCTTAAATaaacaagcttgctacatccaacacctggtcaaggtgttcacctataccctttccggtctgccagcaaccttagtcaattgagagttagacgtcgtcaaaaaagagagataagtaagcgagataggaaatggtatataagacggtagtctttccatagattttcatagtcccagaaaatcaatactgttgtcttctagccactaccttacatctgagcatcccttcgacataaaagtcatctcagtcagccattagTCCAGCTCTTATTCCATTAGGCCCTGGCTATTCCTAgtaccaaccttctatttctgtggccacccctcctagttcgagattgagcgccgggcagctacgctgactgacgtgacgcccgtgacaCCATCTCTAAACTTGAAGCAGATAGTAATGACTGGAACACAATCTGGCCACCTAATACCATCTCCAGATTCCGTTGGTAAATTTCATGACTCCTTGCGATGCCCGCCGTCTACACTGTAAAGAAAATACCCGCACCACCAACAAAATAATGAGGTCTTTTCTCTTCAGACAAGAACTAACCAAGGACGACGAAGATCTATATGCATTGTCTTTTGGGACGTGGCCTTTGCGTTCGGTATATCACCACCCGAGGATAAACCTCCTAGTGCTCGTAAAAGGATCGCACAAGCATTTCAAAATCTTAAGGAAGATTGTGGCCTGAACTGTTCAAAGAGTAGCAGGACACAGTGTACAAATGGGTCAGTTTATTTGATGAACGTAATAATTGCTTAATTTGCTTTACGAACTCTTTTGATCCAACCAAGATGGGCTTGATTGTTCCTCAGCCGGGAATTTTAAGTAGTCAAGCTACcatgtatatatatactCTAAATGATAATTTGCATGGACGGTGTGCTTTGAGTACTGGGAAGTACGTCTGCCTTCCGCTTTGTATTCAGACAACAAAAACGAAGTGTACAACTAATAATACAGGTATGACGCTCTTATACTCCGTTTACGTGAGATGATATTCTACTGAGTATTCCACTAATACGCAAAAAAGCCTGCTTTGCTCCCCATTGTCCTTTACAACTGTTTTAGAAACCAAACGCCAATTGGGCTCTACTAAAGACTGGCGGCTTCCATTTCAAATACGCTGGGTTAATGGCGCGCCGAGGTTTAGCTTTTGTCTTCTTGTGTTGTTCAATAACAGCATCCGTCAGATGGATAATATGGCTGTTCTTGTAATATTTGATCATTTGTAGGGCCTGGCAACTGTAAGAGGGCTTTTGTCAGAGTGATCAAGGGAGTATTGGAAGAAATAGACCCACGTGTGCATGATATCGCCATGAGTGATTGACGTTTTTTGGGCGATCTCGTCCAGGCTGATCTCATAATCACTGTCCAGTAGCAACTCgacaatcttctcctgccAATATGCCCGATAACCCAACAAACCCAGATCCGATAAAGGCTTCTCAGGACTTCCCAGCTTTCCTTCCACTTTTGACAGCTCGTACGAAAACTCGATCAGAAGTCGACCGTAACCCTTTCTCTGGTGTTGAGGTAGAGTCAGAATACAGGCAACATTATACCCCTCGGCTgactccttttccttcgAAAAGTAACCAATAAGATGGCAGCCGTAGTCATCTTTGATCGTCATACAGTAGTAAAGGAAAGGGTCGACATCGTAGTACAAGGTTTTATGGTCAAGGAAGCATTTGGAGATGAGACATAGGTTCCTGCACCAAGTGCGTTGCTTTCGACCATCGATTTCGAAAAACGAAATACCTTCATGGCGGTAAATTTCGTTGCCTGGAGGATGCAGAAGAGTACATTTCGATCTATGTCGCCTTAGTTGTGTGGCAGAAGGATAGTAAAGAAGGCAGAATTCGCAAATGTAAAGAACTGGAAGATGTGCGTATTCAATCGGATAAGGAGAGAAATACCATGTCTCAACTTCATGCTTCCCGATTTGAAGCTTGTTAAGATTTTTGACCCTGCTGATCTCTGAATGAGACTGCGTCATGGAGCCAGACGTCCTGAGTTTTTCGATTTCTTGTTTTTTGGAGAACACTTGGGGCGCCGCCCGGGGATTTGAAGGGGCGGCAACAACTTCACGACTGGGGTCGATGGCGCCATCCGATTCGACTAAGGTCACATCACCGTCTTCGtccaaatcttcttcctcgcctAATGCGTCATTATCCTCATTactctcctcttctgcttctgcgTCCGTCTCTGTTTTAGCCTTCCGCTTTTGAGGGATTTTGCCAGCTTTCCCAATTTTGCTAGCCTTTCCAAGTTTTGAAGAAGGTATAGCTTTCCCTGGAGCAGCTTTACCTGCAGCCATGGCAGCCTTATTCGCCGCCTTCTTCAGAAGACTATCGGAAGGGATAGGTGAACCAGTGGCCCTAGATGGGGTAGCCTTAGAAGGCTGAGCTTTCCCGGGCCTgtcctttttctttggATCATCCTTTGCTTTCGGCCATTCCATTTCTTTACTTAACACCAGTCTACTTCCGCCGACCCATTCATCTAGACGTTTATTAAACTCGACATAATGAACGTAGTACTCTGTATCGTCTCTTGGGTCGGGAGGGGGTGCATCAGGATGCGGTGGAGGTGCAAAGGCTGAAGGTTTGGGTTTAGGACGGGTGGAAAGGATTTCCGCTCTGCGTTGCTCGGCCTGGCCGTTCGAAAGGGGTTTGATGACATAGATCTTCACTCCAGGAACGACATCCTAAATCCCGATAGAAGATGTTGTCAGCGTCAATTTAAACAGAGTTTAAAGGGCATACATCAATTGTATATGATCCTCCAACGGCCACGGATGGCGCAGGAGTACCCGGTTCGCTACCACTCCCTCGACCATGAGGAGTTGATGGTGTTGACGGCGACATGCTAAAGATGACTGATCGCCACTAAATGTAATTCCGGTTGTAGGGCGAATTAACAATCAGTTGGAACTCCAGGTTGCAGACACAAACAAAAACTGCCGTATATGATGGTTTTTGAACGAAAAGGAGCGAGAGTGACGGGGAACGGCTTGTTTTATGTGGCTATACCAGCGCAGGAAAAGAGTAAAACAAAGGAAGACGTCGAAGTTATCGCCGGTTCGCCCGAAAAAGATTCCGCTTTGGCAACCAATACTATTGTTCGTATAAATGTAACGTATATGCATTTTTTGCTATGGCCGTGGATCTGGATTTGCGCCCGTTAATTCATCCGATGCTTGCGAGCATATGATGTGGATGAGATTGTGGAACATGCATGAGCTAAAATGGTTCGCCCACGTTTATTAAGCTGTATTAACAACACTATGTTTTAGAAAATTGTTATTAAGGAGGCAACTTACAGCTGCGTAGCAATACGTAAATGTCGTGGATAGGCTTGATCGTACGCTGGCCGGTTCACGCAGCGAGGGTGTATCGGTGAATTACCACTTTGTCAACCCTGCTCTCTCACTGCAACAGCCACACGCCATGTCCTCCGCCTGCACGGCGCCGTAGAGATGCCCTCATACTTCCCCTTCGCCCCACAGCCGCAATCCGCAGCCAGCGTCCACAGCCCCCTTCTCGACGATCCACATTTAGAGCTCACAATCACTCCTTCTGCATCAGCATTCTACGCAGGAGAGACCTTTTCAGTCACAATCACTTTCCGCAATACAAGGGCTCCACATACAGACGTGCTCAAATTGCCTCTTTCCGCAGATCCCACATCTAGTCTTGCCTCGGCCGCCCCTCAGATACAGCACTTCTCGTCTACCGACTCGCGGCGCTCACTTTCTATTCGGCTACCTCGACGACTCAATCAAATAGGACCTGACCTTCCCGAGACACCTCTAGTGAGAACTAAACGACATGAGAGCGCCGGATCGGATCCTTCATGTACGTCATCGTCCGTCGTCTCTACTCCTCGGTTCGCCGGCGAGGACCCCAGCCATCCGTACAGCCCGGGGGCGAATCCAGCTGATCGAGCACATGGGTGGCTGAGATCTCCGTCTCCTCAAAGGGAGGGCCCGATGAATTATCGGAGTCCGGATGGATGGGGAAGCAAAGAATCTGGGAGTACAGAAAAGAGCAGTAGTCATGCTAGGCGGACAAGAAGTATGGCCCTTGGAAAGGGTACGATGAGCCCGCAAGAGCTAGTGTGGGCTTTGGGCGGAGGAAAAAGCAGTGAGTAACTCCTCACAATATGAACTATCATTAATGCCTATTGACTGCAAACTACATAGCGCCTTCAGCTCTGCCGACTCGCCGCCCCCAAGGTGGAATCCAGATTCCAGCAAATCACCCTCACTCTCGTAAAATCTCAATCACCAACGTCCTCGCTCTTGAACGTCCCGAGGAGTCTTTTAGAGATTCTCCTGAGGattcatctccttcattgGTTTCTATACCAGAGCGACCCTCATCGACAGCTAAAAACGGCGACACTTCGTTCTCCCAATCTCGGCGTCCAGCTTCAAAGGACTACGCAGGAACGACTGAGGTATATGAGACGCGTTCGTCCCCGAGGATAAGACCCTCACACTCACGCGTCCCTTCTTATCAGAATGCCTATGGTGCCTCTTACATGGGGTATAGTAATGATGATATTCCCACCCTTCCCTCACATTCCAACCTTCGTGAATATACGCCCGCTGAACCGAAAGGGACAACGACAGTGCTTTGGGCATACACCCGTCTTTTGGGGCGTTTTCACCCTTCGATTGCCTACATACCTCCGGATCCTCTACTGCCACTTCGAGCCGCACTGTTACATCAGCCTGTCGGATCGGGGTCGCTCTTTACCCCATCACAGGGCTCGTCAGCAAATGTCGCTGGTAAACCTTCTGGCCCTTCACGTTGGCAGCTTAGTTTTGGGACTGGCACAATCGGCAATTCAACTCAGCCAAGTCTTACAGGTAGTTTATTTGGATTAGCAAAGGATCTAGTaatgggtggaggagggggaagtctggaggaagaaaggaaaagggtgTGGAACTTGAAAGATCTACCGGTCCTGGAGACAACTAGGAGTCTTCTTGCGGTCGACATGAAGCTgaaagaaggggaggtTAAGGAGTGTGAGTGTCCCAGAATCCGTATCTGCTGTCGCCAACACTTATATAATCACAGTCACCTATACCTTACAACTTCCAACAAATCTTCCCCCGGCTCATCGAGGTCGAGCCTTCCGATTCTCTTACGACTTTGTAGTATCTCTCAGTGTAGCACTTCCCGGAGGCGGTGATAGGCAAAAGTCCAAGGACATCGTCGTGCCTATTCGGATATGGGCCAATGTATCTCGTACGTGATGTCTCAATGAGTGTGCTTGCGTTGACAAATAAATTCCAGTTCGGAATCCCTTGTGCACGTATGATGTCCTGAAGCCAATCATACAAAGTAAGGAGGAAGGGCACGTCGAAGACGTTGGGAACTCTGTCGGCCCTCAACCACCTTATGTACGAGAGGGAAGGACCAAAGTTCCTGTGCAACGGAAACAGGCAAATATGTCAGATCAGTTCCGTATCAAGACTGGAGACACTAGCGAATCTCTTCAAGCGTACGCTTTGCACCTGCTCGATATTTTGAATGATGGTGAGATAAACACCCTCCCACTTTCACCTAGTATGCCGAAATCACTCCATCGACTTTCAacttcctctccctcatctcctgcATTTCGCATTCCGATCCTACCCACCGTTCCCGCTAGTCAAGCCACGGAACTACTAGACATACCCTCTTCCACAAGCCGTCTGCAAGACCGAGATTTTAGGCTAAAAAAAGATACCTTTATTGAAGGCGACAATGTATTTTCGGACGAGTTGGGCGGTAATGAAGGCTGCGGAGAAGCGGTCGAAATTCTCAGCCGACATTCTGCCAAAGGTAAGTGCTTCGGAGCTAGTTGAATAGGACCAACATCTGACAATAAAGTGACAGCTTCCTACGATATCGAAAAGAATGGAGAGTCTGTGGCAATCCTTACTCTTGTAAAGACTACCTATAGATTGGGGGAATCCGTACTCGGCATAGTAACATTTAATAAGCCCCAAACGTTTTTCCCCGTCCTCAAGTTCTCGGCCTACCTCTTTTCCCAAGAACTTATCCCCGAgcctctccttccaccttctcttcattcaGGTGGCTCAACGCAGCCCTCGCTTTACCGATTACACGCAGAACATCATACACTCTACGCTCTCAGCGCCCAGAGACTTGCTTTTTCACTTGACATACCGTCAGATGCAACGCCGGCGTTCAATCTGGTGGCTGGCGAGGGGGGAAAAGGGGGCTTACAATGGAAACTGAAGTTGAATTTCACTGTAGGGGTACCTCCTCGTGaatggaaaagaaagacaaACGCCAGCAATCCGAAGTCCGAAAATGACGTCGACGCGAAAGGGACAGTGAGGTCCTCAGGAGTCCATTTGTTGCCCACTCAGCCTTCGCGAACCGCTGACGAAGGAGACAACACATTTTATTCTGCTTCGACGGGTATTACTCCTCTGATACCTCGACACCGCCAAAATACGCCCTCATCCAGCGATAGAAAAAATAACGTGAGAAATGAAGAGGCTGTAAATTGGAGCGAATTCAGGACTGAGTCTGTAGAATGTGAAGTGCCGGTTAAAGTTCTGGCAGGCAGTACCGCTTTCCTGGTCAGGCCTTCGGTGTACACAGTCTAAGGTCTAAACCAAGATTATGACAAACGATAATGATAGGAGGAATTTACAGAATAAAAGGGCTACATTCGTATTCATTATTAGCTGCATGTGCCGGCGAGCAGTATTCTGCTGCGAGGAAACATCAAAATCAGATCCTTATTTATGAGCACTCGCTACTATCATATATGTATAATCGGCCATTTGTATGGGATCAGCAAGCTGTTAGCAgtacagcagcagcaaatGAACGTCTTCTCATTTGTAACAGAATAGCGTTTCTCAGTTGTTGCTCATCCTATTAAACCCTGAACACACTCAGCTCGATCAGCAAATTTCGTTTTTGTTACGTTTTATTCTATATAGGACCGAAAGAGCTGGTGACCGCTGTCATGGTAAAGGCAGAAGCGCGCATTGTAAGTGTGAAACTCTATGACCTTTCAACCAGACTTCTATCTGACTCTGACGGCAAAGTGGACGATCAGGTTTTGCAGCTGCTTCCATCTCAGCTGTGATCAAGGCGTGGGCCGACATGGAGGGCTGGAAACGGATTATCTTCCCCATATCTCGGGTAAGTCTCTACAAATCTAAATCTAAATCTTTGCCTTATGAGGAATGCTCACTCCGTCCTCGTGTAGATACATATTTCAAACGGTCCAATCTCATGGTTTCTTTCATTCGCAGATATGTCCCTGCAGAGGCGGTGGAATGCCTCGATGGGTCTGGAGGAATGTTCCTCTGGGTACGACTACAGGCTGAATACCATGCCCAGTTATGCATCCTTTCACCTGAAGAGAATTCAGACAAAGTGGTCCAAATTCTCATTGGAGAGAAAATAATGGTGGCCCCGTCTAGCTACTTTAAAAGACCTGGAGGGCCTGTATGATCTAAATGCGAAGAATCTAGGAGAATCTTGGTGAGATTGAGTTTCGCCTCCTGTACCTTAGATGAAATGGAAGATTGGGGGAAGAGATTCTCCAGAGGATTGAGAAAGGAATGGGGAATTCAGAGTCTCAATAAAGCTTGAGTATTAGGAATATATGGCCAACAGCTATTTCGGTTCCGGCCGCCGTATATCATTGCCATGATCAAGACGATATAAGTAAAGAATCAAACATGCAGGCGTACGAATGTGTAATAGGGGGTATGCAATAGGGTCTTGATGAATAACGAAGGATGAACGAAACCTTTTAGGATGGACGGAGCAGCAATGAACTGAATCGCGGGAAGTCATTCACATAAGCGAGAACTTCGGACCGCTCTCGGACTTACCCGATGATAGTCTCAAAAACAAAGTAGCAGTCAGAAGGAACTAACAGAACTCCGTCTTGAGCCCGCCGTTGCATCCGAGTAATCTTCAGATATGTGTTAAAGGACATCACCCGTGCTGTCGTCGTCTTATTCTCTAATCTCACGCCTGCCAGGCCTTTCAAACGCTATTGTTGCAGTATCTTTCCGGTGGATGTCTGGCCGATAGTTGGTGCGTCTACAAAAACATATCTACGTTTACGTGCAGCGACACATCGATAATTGCATCAATCAGAAGGTTTGCCAATTGTTCAGATCATACGACCGAAACAAGCATGTTACGTATGGCTCTATTCAGGCTCAAACCCTTGCAGTTCGGCAAGACTTTATCAGCGCCGCCTGGGGTGCAACTATACGCATCTTCGATATCGCACCTGCGAAGCTTCTCAACTCCAGCCATTGTGAATGATGATAGGCCGCTCGCCGGTATCAAAGTGGTAGACTTAACAAGGATTCTGGCGGGGCCGTTTGCAACAATGATGCTTGTGAGTATTCCTACGGTGACTCAGAACCTGCAAACGAACATGAAGCGCCCGCTAACAGAGCACATGGATAATGACCTGCAGTCTGATCTTGGGGGTAAGTCACAATTTAGTCTAAATAGATAGCCAAATATATGTACTAAAAGGACGTGCACAGCCGATGTCATTAAGGTGATTCGTACTAAGGGTTTGAAGATCGTACGCTCACCAATGTCCTATTTCTCATAGATTGAATCTCCTAAGAACGGTGATGACACACGCTCATGGCTCCCTCCTTCCGCCCCAGTCCCACTTGAGGATTACCCAAGGCCTGACCTTCCTCCTGAATCGGCTTATTTTATGCAAGCCAATAGAAACAAACGGTCGTGAGGTGTAACGTATAGGAGCTGAAGAGAAATAAATTGACTAATTTATACAGTCTGACGCTTAATCTCAAATCTGGAGAAGGTCAAAAAATCATCAGAAGACTGATCGAAGAAGCAGATGTGCTCGTGGAGAATTA from Cryptococcus decagattii chromosome 3, complete sequence harbors:
- a CDS encoding histone acetyltransferase ESA1, which encodes MSPSTPSTPHGRGSGSEPGTPAPSVAVGGSYTIDDVVPGVKIYVIKPLSNGQAEQRRAEILSTRPKPKPSAFAPPPHPDAPPPDPRDDTEYYVHYVEFNKRLDEWVGGSRLVLSKEMEWPKAKDDPKKKDRPGKAQPSKATPSRATGSPIPSDSLLKKAANKAAMAAGKAAPGKAIPSSKLGKASKIGKAGKIPQKRKAKTETDAEAEEESNEDNDALGEEEDLDEDGDVTLVESDGAIDPSREVVAAPSNPRAAPQVFSKKQEIEKLRTSGSMTQSHSEISRVKNLNKLQIGKHEVETWYFSPYPIEYAHLPVLYICEFCLLYYPSATQLRRHRSKCTLLHPPGNEIYRHEGISFFEIDGRKQRTWCRNLCLISKCFLDHKTLYYDVDPFLYYCMTIKDDYGCHLIGYFSKEKESAEGYNVACILTLPQHQRKGYGRLLIEFSYELSKVEGKLGSPEKPLSDLGLLGYRAYWQEKIVELLLDSDYEISLDEIAQKTSITHGDIMHTCQALQMIKYYKNSHIIHLTDAVIEQHKKTKAKPRRAINPAYLKWKPPVFSRAQLAFGF